Proteins from one Malaya genurostris strain Urasoe2022 chromosome 2, Malgen_1.1, whole genome shotgun sequence genomic window:
- the LOC131431397 gene encoding uncharacterized protein LOC131431397 isoform X2, translating to MKMFAPRNSSPLHIYNSDEVAAYQIKLKKILGLTVCSNAGLDVSSTTGVLAYPAGCTVVLFNSKRLTQSFLLNTAKKAITAVAYSQCGRYLATGECGHNPSIKVWELDANGNGSYENGAAGSIVAEFSGHKYAVSCVAFSPTGKYLVSVGSQHDNVVNVFDWKANLKIASNKVSAKVVAVSFSEDANYFVTVGNRHVKYWYLEGSRKYKEPIPLMGRSAILGELRNNDFCAVACGKGEMADSTYAITRNGHLVEFNARRLLDKWVMCRTNAANCMVTSTKYILVGCAEAIIRVFNAETLEYITTLPRTHFLGVDVAQGIHINHMMTTPQNAKYPDTIAIVYDENRSKVTCVYNDHSLYIWDLRDIRRVGKSHSFLYHSACIWGVETVPFSYLKHNVSDMLPSDSFLTCSSDDTIRVWDIDNCESTDLYRKNIYSRELMKVIYIDEELNFIKDMDNPIHNTEKNSSYDGRNGVRCIKINPANSQLATGDRSGNIRIYNLSNLKLITTIEAHDSEVLCLEYTNEKIDRKLLASASRDRLIHIFDCEAGYRILQTLDDHSSSITSVRFIGTGKQFQMVSCGADKSIIFRNFQNNVFLRGNNCAGKNTLYDMEVDSNYKHILTACQDRNIRVYSTQNAKHTKTFKGSHSDEGSLIKVSLDMSGIYIATSCTDKTLSVYDYYSNECMARMYGHSELVTGLKFTNDCKHLISASGDGCIFVWQVPHDMIVTMQARLSQQALRSGHQPIPRPLSSAFSDAIMEHHQPNNDQYGSPPNNLFIEDAPVTPGYRFSDVGQLPQWAKRKPTEDQPNSPVLGSSPSQNQNFGGPPKPRGRWGQKGQFDEALDLRNIVDSPLNTTYAADKANLHHANNNTPTSGYNSGSSKDVYSNAYLSEDSSIDSGRENRRDVTFLHKKISETKALHSLNSESNTEHDGDVEDISDGERTSSEHGMVYYPTATPSTPTDFKINEIDVNELRKSIRRQKLEKQGLSIATQLQLQSAASTGTGTGTSDDEDEGSTPSGDNADRSLASTLGGSSESIPQQTSSTFLQAALDGPASLSDKERAQTRKSISAMHNNDAKITTSISKSYANNKKEELMKVINEAKAKLENRILIHSKRDVKYSLNQVNFKVGYRSGLRASQSISDLSHSMGGGGLSGTGRLQRIGDAPYSYRNYPPSIPVANNYLNCAASRSRLVHNCAMINQFQQELPPYPKNLGIYAKLDEDESDEETLVRPNKLELPELPPVPADKLRKHPGILKNYKSCPVSPVHEEQEWSILSNQDGDAGPSDRQTRHSMYYEDAKTILDMIHSDTEKMIQEITSKYGDLDDLEPKKSSQDSKVAISADHDFKRLETVNKETKSTARKERNEHGFLSEDDPNFSSDSLEDCSLDLDVDKTEQGKSKRNTCAKHRKPIDPLPKRSVSDYFIYDCFQPVPYRNVSLSDILDEDKHSSDNRFLETQRHSSASFFLGQQYPDRKSQESILSDDYGSGGVSYCNSMESILSDDSECKSAPLEVLFERIKRDRSYCVNNEYKTETGGTSKSYGSSPNACSGFDYYMQNNYFNRDVPDSYTYDNWDLNTRITESRSPQHQRLDVSGMPTSISYPRFLSSSAVTAAEENIREDFIPSLTAKVAQYGGGMVKSLSKDFANQRKQMNSNPMYNCEGNELFVRKTVNATNQITRSDIFGNESSVYVMKKSCSFEIEMGGRRIARNSKKFEQNLQRFELERQQSDRYRFGGTLEMDYVPHKPPVAHRRSASMKGRGRMKSKEKLNTIIGQMSSSAAYEDNKLRDFVNKDYMPKELNAGSSCSKRRPLEMGDEMSFEIYVAEKGVCEDDNMDSLELLSKPDLRKVNSVDSLDDGHQVPDCKESPVKCKMDLDHLNDFSLLSSVEYSKFLDIEKKIDIINKLVEMEERKLEQERMAKESRMKPFECDSRQKGYVKSLTENFDKLAKNAQEELENEKSWHMAHTAKMKRNFSLPDVLEGAKFKSINFHDSEDLFKQKDEDELSEKDEHSLGYVEGEGGNPRSLISAQDSDESSIRRACSLSDLSMGKATNYKPVPSSRNSVQQRNVPKRSTSSVGKGGASLSSGMGVRSVSVGMLNQASDSEPEPSTATRGGLMKPTISSQNKVNGTNNNGKYVNPRSAAGIISRRKGLQTAYSSVNIASGTQDESSSEESPTSTASTMPVKPAVPPRPRSIALEHKRIANVNASLNAKKAPSTNMEMESMIKDGDLENADLTNQLCSNIINQLVQTTTSVIQLHQRLKSNDESGGGSGRNNSLMIKELENAVIMTQNMLTKVTNRNIGSDGINLNNSTSMYEKCNDILNQVQKHVNNSG from the exons GTGTACCGTGGTCCTGTTCAACTCGAAAAGGCTTACCCAGTCGTTTCTGCTAAACACGGCCAAAAAAGCCATCACAGCGGTAGCATACTCACAATGTGGTCGGTATTTGGCTACCGGTGAATGTGGGCACAATCCCTCGATCAAAGTATGGGAACTGGACGCCAACGGCAATGGCAGCTACGAAAATGGAGCCGCCGGCAGTATTGTGGCCGAATTTTCCGGCCACAAATACGCGGTCAGTTGCGTAGCATTTTCACCCACCGGAAAATATCTGGTGTCGGTTGGCTCACAACATGACAACGTTGTGAATGTGTTCGATTGGAAGGCCAACCTGAAGATAGCGTCGAACAAGGTCAGTGCCAAGGTCGTCGCCGTAAGTTTCAGCGAAGATGCCAACTATTTTGTGACGGTCGGAAATCGGCACGTAAAGTACTGGTATCTGGAGGGTAGTAGAAAGTATAAGGAACCGATTCCGCTAATGGGCCGAAGTGCCATTCTTGGCGAACTGCGGAATAACGACTTCTGTGCGGTCGCGTGCGGAAAGGGAGAAATGGCGGATAGCACCTACGCGATTACGCGTAACGGACATTTGGTGGAGTTCAACGCCCGACGACTACTGGACAAGTGGGTAATGTGTAGGACAAATGCGGCCAACTGTATGGTCACCAGTACAAAGTATATCTTAGTGGGATGTGCGGAAGCCATCATTAG AGTATTCAATGCGGAAACGTTGGAGTACATAACAACCCTTCCGCGGACACACTTCCTAGGCGTGGACGTAGCACAGGGCATTCACATCAATCACATGATGACCACGCCCCAGAATGCCAAGTATCCGGACACGATTGCCATTGTGTACGACGAAAACCGATCGAAGGTGACGTGCGTGTACAACGATCACAGTCTGTACATTTGGGATCTGCGCGATATTCGACGGGTAGGCAAGAGCCATTCGTTTTTGTACCATTCGGCGTGCATCTGGGGTGTGGAAACCGTGCCATTTAGCTATCTGAAGCACAACGTATCGGATATGCTGCCATCGGATAGCTTTCTGACATGTTCCTCGGATGACACGATCCGAGTGTGGGACATTGATAATTGCGAGAGTACTGATCTGTACCGAAAGAACATCTACAGTAGGGAATTGATGAAGGTGATTTACATTGACGAGGAATTGAACTTTATCAAGGATATGGACAATCCGATCCACAATACGGAGAAAAATTCCAGTTATGACGGGCGCAACGGTGTAAGATGTATCAAAATTAATCCGGCTAATAGTCAGCTAGCCACGGGAGACAGGAGCGGAAATATTCGGATCTATAATCTCAGTAATCTTAAGTTGATCACGACGATCGAAGCGCATGATTCGGAAGTGTTATGTTTAGAATACACCAATGAGAAAATCGACCGAAAGCTATTGGCAAGTGCCAGCAGGGATAGGTTAATTCATATTTTCGATTGTGAAGCGGGTTATAGGATCTTACAAACGTTGGATGATCATTCAAGCAGTATCACATCGGTCCGGTTCATCGGAACGGGCAAGCAGTTCCAGATGGTGTCCTGTGGTGCCGATAAGTCCATCATTTTTCGCAACTTCCAAAACAATGTCTTTCTAAGGGGCAACAACTGTGCCGGTAAAAATACGCTTTACGATATGGAGGTAGATAGTAACTATAAGCACATTCTGACTGCCTGCCAAGATCGAAACATTCGAGTCTACAGCACGCAAAACGCAAAACATACCAAGACCTTTAAGGGGTCTCATTCCGACGAAGGAAGCTTGATCAAAGTGAGTTTGGATATGAGCGGTATCTACATCGCGACCTCCTGCACGGACAAAACACTCAGTGTGTACGATTACTATTCCAACGAATGCATGGCCCGAATGTACGGTCACAGTGAACTGGTGACGGGTTTGAAATTTACAAACGACTGCAAACATCTGATTTCGGCAAGTGGAGATGGTTGCATATTTGTTTGGCAAGTTCCGCATGATATGATTGTGACGATGCAAGCTCGACTTTCACAGCAAGCGCTCAGATCCGGGCATCAACCCATTCCTCGTCCCCTATCCAGCGCCTTCAGCGATGCCATTATGGAACATCATCAGCCCAACAACGATCAGTACGGATCACCTCCAAACAATCTGTTCATTGAGGACGCTCCAGTTACTCCCGGTTATCGATTTTCCGATGTCGGTCAGTTACCTCAGTGGGCTAAACGAAAGCCTACCGAAGATCAGCCAAACTCCCCGGTTCTAGGTAGCAGTCCTAGTCAGAATCAGAACTTTGGTGGTCCACCGAAACCACGGGGACGATGGGGACAAAAGGGACAATTCGACGAAGCTTTGGATTTACGGAATATTGTCGATAGTCCTTTGAACACAACATACGCAGCAGACAAAGCGAATCTGCATCATGCGAATAACAACACACCGACGTCTGGTTACAATAGTGGTAGTTCTAAGGATGTTTACAGTAATGCCTATCTGAGCGAAGATAGTTCGATTGACAGTGGTCGGGAAAATAGGCGAGATGTTACATTCCTGCACAAGAAAATTTCTGAAACGAAAGCACTTCATTCGCTCAATTCGGAATCTAACACGGAACATGACGGCGACGTTGAAGACATTTCAGATGGTGAACGAACCAGTTCAGAACATGGCATGGTATACTATCCGACGGCGACACCTTCGACGCCCAC AGACTTCAAAATCAACGAAATCGACGTTAACGAGCTACGGAAATCGATACGACGGCAAAAACTGGAGAAACAAGGCCTCAGTATCGCAACGCAGTTGCAGCTACAGAGTGCTGCTTCAACTGGGACCGGTACCGGCACTTCGGATGATGAAGACGAAGGATCAACGCCTAGCGGTGACAATGCCGATCGGTCGTTGGCTTCCACACTCGGTGGAAGTTCTGAAAGTATACCTCAGCAAACGTCTTCAACCTTCCTGCAAGCGGCACTTGACGGTCCAGCCAGTCTCTCGGATAAGGAGAGAG CTCAAACCCGTAAAAGTATCAGTGCGATGCATAACAACGACGCAAAAATTACCACCAGTATCTCCAAATCATATGCCAATAACAAGAAGGAGGAGCTTATGAAGGTCATTAACGAGGCCAAAGCAAAGTTGGAAAAT AGGATTTTAATTCATAGTAAGCGTGACGTTAAATATTCATTAAATCAAGTTAATTTTAAG GTTGGTTACCGATCCGGTCTCCGCGCTAGTCAAAGTATTTCTGATCTAAGTCATTCGATGGGTGGTGGTGGTCTTAGTGGCACCGGGCGCTTACAGAGGATAG GTGACGCACCCTACTCGTATCGAAACTATCCTCCTTCGATTCCGGTAGCCAACAACTACCTGAACTGTGCTGCCTCTCGGTCCCGCCTAGTTCACAATTGTGCCATGATCAATCAATTTCAGCAGGAATTACCTCCCTACCCGAAAAATCTTGGGATTTACGCCAAACTCGACGAAGATGAGAGTGACGAAGAGACGTTGGTACGACCGAATAAGCTTGAACTGCCGGAGCTGCCCCCGGTACCGGCAGACAAGCTACGCAAGCACCCAGGTATtctgaaaaattacaaatcttGTCCAGTATCTCCAGTGCATGAGGAACAGGAATGGAGTATTTTGTCGAATCAAGATGGTGACGCTGGCCCATCAGACCGTCAAACTCGACACTCCATGTACTACGAAGATGCCAAAACTATTCTGGACATGATTCACTCtgacacagaaaagatgattcaaGAGATCACCAGTAAGTATGGTGACTTGGATGACCTGGAACCGAAAAAATCATCTCAGGACTCGAAAGTGGCCATTTCAGCAGATCATGATTTCAAACGGTTAGAAACGGTTAACAAGGAAACCAAGAGTACGGCACGAAAGGAACGGAACGAACATGGTTTCCTCTCCGAAGATGATCCTAATTTTAGCTCCGACTCGTTAGAAGACTGTAGCCTAGACTTAGACGTAGATAAGACTGAACAAGGTAAGAGTAAACGCAACACCTGTGCCAAACATCGGAAGCCGATCGATCCACTTCCGAAGCGATCCGTTTCCGATTACTTCATATACGATTGCTTCCAACCAGTTCCGTATCGAAACGTTTCTCTTTCGGATATATTGGATGAAGATAAACATAGTTCTGATAACCGATTCCTGGAAACACAACGCCACTCTAGCGCCAGTTTCTTTCTTGGGCAGCAATATCCGGACCGCAAAAGTCAGGAAAGTATTCTCTCCGATGACTACGGGAGTGGTGGTGTTAGTTATTGCAACAGTATGGAGAGTATCCTATCGGACGATTCCGAATGCAAAAGTGCACCGTTAGAAGTGCTATTCGAGCGCATCAAACGTGATCGCAGCTATTGTGTTAATAACGAGTACAAAACCGAAACCGGTGGCACTTCTAAATCATATGGATCTAGTCCAAATGCGTGTAGTGGCTTTGATTACTACATGCAGAACAACTATTTCAATCGAGATGTCCCTGATAGTTACACCTACGATAATTGGGATCTCAACACTCGAATCACCGAGTCCCGATCGCCTCAGCATCAGCGATTGGATGTTTCAGGAATGCCTACCTCGATAAGTTATCCCCGATTCTTGTCGAGTTCGGCCGTTACAGCTGCCGAAGAGAATATCAGAGAGGATTTCATTCCGTCGCTAACTGCCAAAGTCGCTCAATATGGGGGAGGTATGGTGAAGAGCTTAAGCAAAGATTTCGCTAACCAACGAAAACAAATGAACTCCAATCCGATGTACAACTGCGAAGGCAACGAACTGTTTGTTCGCAAAACGGTTAACGCTACCAACCAAATAACCCGATCGGACATTTTCGGAAACGAGTCCTCTGTGTACGTGATGAAAAAATCGTGTAGCTTCGAAATCGAAATGGGAGGCCGCCGAATCGCTCGTAATTCGAAAAAGTTCGAACAGAATCTTCAACGATTCGAGTTGGAACGACAGCAATCCGATCGTTACCGGTTCGGTGGTACGCTGGAAATGGACTACGTCCCTCACAAACCACCGGTTGCCCACCGTCGGTCGGCTAGCATGAAAGGTCGCGGTCGTATGAAATCCAAGGAGAAACTCAACACGATTATTGGTCAGATGTCCTCCTCTGCCGCCTATGAGGATAACAAATTGCGTGACTTCGTTAACAAAGACTACATGCCGAAGGAGTTGAATGCTGGCAGCAGTTGCTCAAAACGACGTCCCCTGGAGATGGGAGATGAAATGTCTTTTGAAATTTACGTAGCCGAAAAGGGTGTCTGCGAAGACGATAATATGGATAGTTTGGAGTTGTTATCGAAGCCGGACTTGCGTAAGGTAAACTCGGTAGATTCACTGGATGATGGTCATCAGGTGCCGGACTGTAAGGAATCTCCTGTGAAGTGTAAAATGGATCTGGATCATTTGAATGACTTTAGCTTGCTGTCATCGGTTGAATATAGCAAATTTTTAGACATCGAAAAAAAGATCGATATCATAAACAAACTGGTGGAAATGGAAGAGCGAAAGTTGGAACAGGAACGAATGGCAAAGGAATCCCGGATGAAGCCGTTCGAGTGTGATTCGCGACAAAAGGGCTATGTGAAGAGTCTGACTGAGAATTTTGATAAGTTAGCTAAGAACGCTCAGGAAGAACTGGAGAACGAAAAAAGCTGGCACATGGCTCACACGGCCAAAATGAAACGTAACTTCAGCCTACCCGATGTGTTGGAAGGGGCAAAGTTCAAATCGATCAATTTCCACGATTCGGAAGATCTGTTCAAGCAGAAAGACGAAGACGAACTGTCGGAGAAGGACGAACACTCGCTCGGATATGTCGAGGGTGAAG GCGGTAATCCCCGAAGCTTAATCTCTGCGCAAGATAGTGATGAGTCATCGATTAGACGTGCTTGCTCGCTTAGTGATTTGAGTATGGGAAAAG CTACTAACTATAAACCAGTGCCCAGTAGCCGTAACAGCGTTCAGCAGCGGAATGTGCCCAAACGAAGTACCTCTTCGGTTGGGAAAGGTGGGGCATCTCTATCTTCCGGGATGGGAGTGCGAAGTGTTTCTGTTGGCATGTTGAACCAAGCG AGCGACTCGGAACCAGAACCATCAACAGCAACCCGGGGAGGACTTATGAAACCAACCATAAGCTCACAAAACAAAGTGAACGGCACCAATAACAACGGGAAGTACGTCAATCCCCGCAGTGCAGCAGGAATCATTAGCCGACGGAAAGGTTTGCAAACTGCTTATAGTAGCG TGAATATTGCTTCTGGAACGCAGGACGAATCCAGTTCGGAGGAATCGCCAACCAGTACGGCGAGCACAATGCCTGTCAAGCCAGCCGTTCCACCCCGTCCACGAAGCATTGCGCTAGAGCACAAACGAATAGCGAATGTGAATGCCAGTTTGAATGCGAAGAAAGCACCCAGCACTAATATGGAGATGGAAAGTATGATCAAGGATGGCGATTTGGAAAACGCTGACT TGACCAATCAACTCTGCTCCAATATCATCAATCAGTTGGTACAAACAACGACATCGGTAATTCAGCTACATCAGCGGCTGAAGTCCAATGATGAATCCGGTGGTGGAAGTGGGAGAAACAATTCTCTTATGATTAAGGAACTGGAAAATGCAGTCATTATGACGCAAAATATGTTGACGAAAGTGACCAATAG GAACATCGGTAGCGACGGCATCAACCTGAACAACAGCACTAGTATGTACGAAAAATGCAACGACATCCTGAATCAGGTGCAAAAACACGTGAACAATAGCGGCTGA